In the genome of Zonotrichia albicollis isolate bZonAlb1 chromosome 7, bZonAlb1.hap1, whole genome shotgun sequence, the window TAGAGCAAAGAGATGTGTAATCTCCTACCTGTTCTGGGGGCATTTCACCAGGTAATGCTTCACtgttaaagaaaagaaaaaaagaaataaaatgtggCTTCACACCAACATAGTTTATGAGTTTCAAATGAGCACTGCAAACAGACCTGTGTTGCTGAGATGGTGGAGTTGCCAGGCTGTTACACTGGGAGAGCTAATGATAGTCACCATACATTGTATTGTGCTTTACAATGCAGTCTGACTGAAGAAGACATAGCTAGTCTTGGGAGAGGGGAATGTAttgaaaaacaccaaaaaatctgCTGTGGAAATGCTGGGCAACACACATTCCAGTGGTCATCCCAGTAAAAAGACAGCTTGCTAAGGAAAAGCACAACAGGccagtaattttattttgaagacaTGTATTTCCCTTGTGGTGCCTGTATTTGTTTCCAGAAGCCTGAAATAAACCATTCACCCACAGGAGCCACGGCTGTTGCTAATGTAAGTCAGATTGTGGCCACAGGCATAAAGGGATCCCTTCTGGGATCAGATCAGAGGTCCAGTCCAGCCATCATCATGTCTCTGacagctgtgtgtgtgagctGTGTAAATCCTTCTTCATACTCCTTTGAGTCAGTAGTCCTGAGCAAGGGCAGCTTCCCCCACTGCAGCCTTTTAGGAGCCAGGGTTATTAAGATgctcttttgtggctttgtGGCTTCTATGCCTCTCTTAAAGGACAGACTCTGGCTCTTCTGGTCAGCCTACTGCCAATTTGTATCTCAAAAGGATGAGAGAGTGCATCCCTGGGTCATGATGTGAAGTTGAATGCAACACAAATTTGCCCCTACCTTTTCATTCTCTGTTCTTTAAAAGGCCATGAAAAGCAGACACTCACATGACCCTTCCCCCTCTACAGGAAAGTTTTCATATCTGGACTTTGCTAAATTCTCCCATTCTAAGGGAGCTAtacagctcccaggagctgcatTTTGCTCCTAAGGAAATGAGGAGggcaccaggagctggactAATGCAGAGACAACATTTAAGCCAGTCAAGGCAATGCTTCCATCTACCTGTGTTGTAAATCCACAGGAGAACAGCAGACTCATCCTTCAGGAGTAACAGACTGCTCATGAACAGAGCTGACATGTTTTTGAGAATGCAAATATTCAGATATTTGGGTAGCAAAGAAAGGTTTTAGCAGCTCAGAAGCACctactttttctcttttgtaaaTCCTTATTCTATACTGTATATTATTTCAATATTTAGCAGGTGTTGATTCAATGTAAATAGACCTTTCCTTGAAGCTGCTTGTATGCTCACAGCAGTAAATTGACAAAACCAAGCAAATTCTAGCCCAATGTCTGCTCAAGAAAAACTGGGATACATCAGTCTAGTGCTTGTGGCTTCAGGGTGACTCATCATGACCAACATACTTAAGTGTGGGTACTCTCTTGGCACAAAACCTTTGTCATCACTTAACAGGGTAAGAAGAATAACATCGATCTTGCTCCTTCCTCTTGGCAGAGTTGTTGGGTTCAGTTAGAATCAGAGTTACTCTGCTAAGTGCACTACCAGGAAGATGGAGCCACAGTCTGAAATGTGTTTGTGGTCAGGCAAGGGTTTCTCTATACATCTATTTCTGGCTTGAATGTCTTCTCACTGGTGTATCTGAGTCACTCATTCCTTCATGGGACCTGTGTAGGCAGCAAAGTCATCATTCTCTCCTGTCACTAACAAAGCAATTCACTAACCAGGCTCCTCCGAAAAAGGTTCTGTTCAGAGGTGGTCCTTACACTCTCCTCTGACATGGTGGCTGCTAAGTGTGCTGGTATCTCATCCCTGCAGCTTGTTTGAGGTCTCCAAATAAACCACTTTCAAACTGAAATCAAAGTACAGCCTGCACTGGTTACTCCACAGATCTGAAATAGCACTTCTGTTTACAACAACGCTGCTTTGATGCAGCCTCCTTGAGAAACCCTCTCTGAGGCCAAGATTGACACAGTAACCCTTGATCTTGAAATATCATTATGAAAAGACAGATTTGAATGTTGAAATGATGCTTTAGTCTCAGAAAATACTGCAAGTGAGATAGTGCTGATAAAACCCCTCAAATTCCCAAGAATATTGACAGCTACTCAAGAAAggagaataaaataaaacagagtTAAGATTGCTTTGAAACCGCTCTACATGTTCGGAGAAACGTGACTCATGCAAAATTTTAGCTTCTGGTCAGAATGCAACTTAATGATTCAGCACTTGGTCTCCTCTGAAAGAAGTTCCAACTACTTTCAACTTATGTTGGTGCAAAGGTAGAAGATTTTTGAAAAGTCCAAACAAATTTAGTTTAATTTCTTCTCTAtttaaagggaagaaaatgccTGTAATCTAATATGGCCAGTAGAATTTTTCTCTTCCtactaattttaattaaaattacaatCAAGGtaaggaaatatttatttttcctgctttctctGCATTCTCTTCTCCTCTCCCCCTGCCCCCCCTTTTTGGCAAGGGCTTTGCAGTCATCAAGAATGGCATTTCACTCACCTGTGGATCTCCTCTTGTTGAGAAGGGACTGGCAGAGAATGACAAGGGTGAACAGGAGGACACTGATGATTCCTATGGAGCACACAAACACTGCATACACGTACAGATCTGAAACCAAGTACAGATGATggtcactgctgcagctgatgATTCATGACAATGGGACAAGAAAAAAGCTACAAGATCTAAACAGAATCTGCTCCAACAGATTTAGGGTAACAGTTCAGAAGTAGTTTAACCCTCTTGAAACTTTCCTATAGTATCCTGCTCAGTTTGAAATTTGGTTGAAGTCTGCATAAATGCAAATAGGCATAACTGCGCTAATGAGCTGTGACTTTCAGGAGCAAGCAAAGAACtggtttggagattttttgaGCAACAACTCAAAACACAAAAGGACTTCATTTGGGTTGTTTCCCAGCTCAAacagctgttttgtttttttttttttgttttgttttgtttttgtaacaaagaaaaaaagcaaacacacaataaaacaagaaaagtgGCAGTAGGGAGAGTGCTGAGTGGCTGGGGAAGAAGCAAGTCTGCAATTGCTTCTTCTACTGGCAGCATTGGCTTGAAATTtttgtatgatttttttttctttttcaaactcCCCTCATGGCTTTTATTCAGGTGTGTAACATATTTCCAGTGGTTATTTCCCATTGGCCATAACAGATATATGAGAAACTGAAGCTGGACTCTTCCACTCTCTTTTTTCCAGAACCTCTTGTACGTTGTGGGATGATTTCTCAGGCAAGGTTGGGTTTGCACAGGAACTAGCAAAGTTGGTCCTGATCTGGGGCACTTTAGTTGTCTTGTCCATTGGACTAAACTAACATAATGTATAAACACAGTAGCAGCTAGATGTATCTTTACCTTCAAAAAACTTCCAAGCTTCATGATTTTTCTTGAAAGTGGGATGATCAGAAGATTTTGATGAAATCactgaaagaaacaaaacaagatatgacaaaaattgaaaaatgtgTGGCATAAAAAGTTTGAACCTCTGGAAGTAAATGTATTTTGCCTTAGACTTCAGTGCCGCACAATTTTGCTTTGTCTAATTGCCTTTTGATGAAACAGTTCAGAATTGTCACAGACTTGTTCTCTCTGTTTCAGGAGGATGGATGATGGTCAATATTATAACAGCTGCACAGCCTAGAACCAGAATCCAAATGCTCTGACTGCTGAAATGCTGTTCAAAACCCCCTCTCTCTCCTCAGCCAGATTGTTTATGCATGCTGATATTTTTTATGATATCAAATTAGATGATTAGGCCAATTCcatgatttttctttctctagcAATCACTGCAATGAAATGGGAATCTGGCAATGTCCTCCAGATTGCAAGTGAGGTCTGAACCTCCAAGACAGCTTCATGTGGCAAATCATTACAGAACAAGCATCTTACTGGCAAGGGAATTCACTAAGGAGTGCCCTGCAGGCATGTGAAAGGTGAGGCTAGATCAGTGGATATACAAGTTTCAGGACTAATGAAATCTTCTCTTCAGTTGGGATGGGAAGCTCATCCTGAATATTTTAACAAATTACTCATTTGTTACATGAAAGCATCACATGTGTAGATTTTTGGCAAGTACTGCAGGATAACTTCCCTGAGAAAAGGGCTTTTCTTCATTTTGGGAAAAACAATAATCTTGTAGTCGTGTAATTTACTGTTAGAAATTGCCACATGTAACTAATATTTAAGAAGTCAGACTTTCTTCTATGGGAAATTCTGATAAATAAGCTTCCCAACAAGACAGATTGTTGTGATCATCTCCTTGTTTTTGTTGTCCATGTCAGTAGGATTATAGTTGGACTGCctaattttctgtgtttgtcCTCCTACAAGTAGTCTCTTCTCTTGATTGTAAACCATTTGGAACATCTTCCTGAGAGTATCATGAGGGATTGCCTAATTGTAAATtatgtttttggggtgctgtaTACTGTTCTGAGAAGAAtactaattatttttatttttctgataggAAGGGAGTAGAAGAaccattttctgaattttttttttgtctctgatAAATTTGGCTTTTTGTGTGTTCTCTGCTATAATTGACTTGGTTTTAGTCTGACATTGATGACACAAGCCCAGGAAGAGATGCCTTTAATGAGAAtagggggaaaggagaaaaggttGACCTTATATTAGACAGAAGACTGTCTGCCATTGTGTGGCTGGATTAGGAGGCACTTCTTGGCAACACTGGCACATGGATTTCTCTTGGTTTTATTAACAAGATTTAACAATAGCCTTCTTTATAAATGCTATCTGATGTCTTGTATTCACAACGCTGAAATGGGCAAACTGTAACACATTTCAAATTTCAGGTGGACCTTGTGAAAACACCACAGAGTTGCTGTAGTTGACACAAGTGCAGGAACAGAAAACTGTAAGGACTCAATCTCCACAAAAAGGCTTCTTTTCCAAAGAAATGTATTTTGCCACTAAAGTACAAGGCAGATATGTAAGTAAAATTTAAATGACATCATTACACGGTAAGGAATTGTAGCCTGTAACTCAATTGTTTTTCTGTAAGTCCAATATGTGTATTTTTACAAATTTATATGTTGTGACAAAATGTATTTGCAGCTTATAAATGGCCTATGCAAATTTGCACAAGCAAACTTGCTAGCAAATAACAAAATCTGAATATAAATTAATAGCAGTAGATACTACAGATCCAGCTGTCAACTTTCTTCAAGAGCAAGATACGTTTTGAAAAAGCAGAAttatccttttcttttccccctggAAATCTGCATCTTGCACAGTAATCTCCTCTTTCTGtgtacataatttttttttttaaaagggacTCTTCTATTTCTGCCTCTACTTGATGTGCAAAGTTTTAAGAAATTTGTCTGGTGCTTTAGCATAAAGATACTATTTTGAATTTGGGCATAACTGCAGACATTACTGGAACAAAACATTAGGCAACACAGCAACTGTGATGTGGTGGAACACTGCTACCTTATTTGATAAAGCACAAGCAGTACAACTTAAGTATCCAAACGCTTCAGGCAATTTGTATTGCTCCTTTTGTTGTACCTTGGGTCTAACTGTAATATAAGTAAATCCCTTTGCAATAAAAAGTGTAACTGATCATAATACAAAATACCAAATGCGTTTGGAATAAAATCTCCTTGAAAAGCCCAAGTGTTACTTTTGGGAAAACTGGAAACTTTATCAGTACTTGGAAAAGAGCTACCTTCCCTCTCAAGCACAGCAAGTACTGTACACTCAGGGTGCATTAGGCAAATGCTAGCAAAGGTGGTCCTTTATTTCCAGTCAAGAGGCTTTGAGTGGAAGAAGAGTTCCTATGACATTTAAAGACATGCAATATTTCAGATatcatttgttttttttaatctagatTTACAATTAGAATAAATATGCTTTTAATGGGCCAGGGTGGTTGTGGTGTTTGCCTCAGATCCCCACAGGGTGTCAAAAACTCTCTGCAGGCTGGCCAGCCTTCCTCTCTTGTCTCAggtttcctgctctgctttgggcCATTTGAAGTGGAGAGCAGCAATACAGCTGAGCAGATAGTGTGAAAATGATGAAGTCATGAGGTCTCAAATCCCTATTCTGATCATATATTCATGACTCATACTAGAAATCTGGGTAGAAATATTATTTAAGGACTGGACTGAAAAATTATGGATTTCCTTCTTTTCAATAATTTCATTGATCTGAACTCCATAGTTTAGCTATGAAAAGTAATGAGAGGTTTCAGTGTTATAATTAGCAATAGCCTGAGAAGCTATGAAAGATGTGGAGTGTCTCTTTGAGAGGAAGAGTATGACAGGTGGGGTGACAATATTTtatattgctttttcttctgctgccaCTTACTTGGAACATGCCATTCCATCTCCAAGGAGTCCTGATAAATCCATATGTTTCTACTACAGGCATTTAGGAACTTATTTCATTCAGTGAATGAGAAAACACTCAACACTGCTTTGTGGCATTATCTTTAAAGTTGTCCCTGTGCGATACCAATTTGTCTGTTTAAAGAGGTACAAGAAGGGAGGTAGTTTGCCAGCTTGCACTGATGGCATAGCTGCTAAACAAAACCACCTCTGCAAAGGAGTCTGTTCTCAAAATCCAACTTCACCCATCTCTGAAAGGGTGGGTGTGGTGATTTAAGATTTCAGCTAATCCATCCCAAAGAGATGGCTCGTTTTCAACTCGGTTCGCATCTGCCACTTGTTGCTGGTCATTGTATCCCAAGTTCAATACCAGCAGGCTGGCCATTGCTTTTCTAGCTCTGCTTTCTGGCTGCAAGTGATATAAACAATAGTACTGAAGTGATAGTAAAAGTGCTACTTACCAACTGCTGCTAGACTAGAACTAAGACCAAGGGAAACACTAAGAGAGAGGCAAAACGTGAATATTAGGTTTTCTTCTCCTATCCACAGATTACACTCAAATATAATCTAAATTCAAATGTCTTATGAGTGAAtttacaagggaaaaaaagggatcaCAGGACAACAAGAAATTAAAGACCTGAAATCAGTAATCTCTCACCTCTTATTTCAGTAGCTGCTGTACCATTTGACCATGCTGTCCACTTATTTCTGTGTTTGCCAATTTCCTGTACTTTGCATATATAATGTCCTTGATCTGTTTGCTGGAGGCTTAAAATAAGAAATTTGTACATAGTTCCATGTTTCTCTTTAAGAAGATGAAGTCTTTGCTTGTGAAAATGATGAGTATAATTTCCATAGTACTGGACAGACCCAAACTTTGTCATTTTGATCATCAGGTGCTCCTGGGCAGGTGATGCAGCAAAGACCCACCGGACAGCCAGCAAATTGTCTGTCTTCCTCTTTTCAGAAATGTGACAGTAAAGGGTAGCATTATCCCCCTCAGAGTATTGCACCATTGGTCCAGGAGAGACCGTCACATTTAAAGCCTCACAAACATCTGTAAGGAAAGAAAAGATGGTCAGAATCCTCCATACTGACACAACAGCACCATAATCTGTCCCAGCATGCAAGCCTATAGCAGTAAAAACTGATGGCATCTGTTTAGTGTGCAGTAATTTAATGCAATAATTTAATGTAGAACCTGACACTGTCTGCCTCTCTCTGAATGTTAAGGATGGCATGAGGCCCTCCTTCAGTGAGTCTGCCCCAGCATTTTTTCTGTCACTAATCAATAACCTAGAGCTGACATGGACACCTTGCTACTGTCACAGGACCAACTTCACGTAATCATTTATCGGTCTTTTAACAGCTTTGGAAATTGCTCTGTGACCAGCTCTTCTGAGAGCTTGCATCTTTCTTAGGACTTCCAGGCTAAATGCTTTCAATACCCAGTTTATGCTCATTTGTTCCTGTGCCAGCTTTAAGCTTAAAATAGCGTTTTCTTCTCTAGAGCTTACTTCCTGACTCCATATACAAAGCAATTATCTGGCCTCAGCCTTTGCTTTGTTGAGCTAAAGAAGACAGGCTCTGTTAGTCTCCTCTAGTAAAGTAGTGTCTTCCCTATTCACCCTAACAGTCCTTCTCTGCATTGGTTACAGTTTCAATTTTGGGTttgattgtattttttttttaatgtaattgaTTGAAGTTACAGGCAGTGTCTGGAGTTCTTCAGTGTCCTGTGGAATACTCACAGTACTTCTCAGATTTGACTGGGATATACCTTGGACTGGGATATACCTTGCCTGGTATATCCCAGAATTATCTTGTCCTTTCTCATGATAGTTTCATATGTGATTTATGTCAGGTGACAAATAAATAGGATACTTGGGTGTTTTCCcttctttgtcattttcagtCACCAGCATATCAAAGACCTTCTTACTAATCCTCAAGTGTGTGACTTAGCTGTTCTAACTTCTGCTCCACTTCTGTTACCCCATCCTCAGTTTTTCCAATGTGCTGTCCTTTTCTTATGCTAATTTAATAAGGTTAGCATTTCAATGTGCATGCTTCTGTCTACTTCTTTTAGACATCATTTGTGCAGACCTTACATCATACTGTTCCTTACATTATCACTGGAAGACCACTGGATTCTCTATATCCTACCGTTGCCCATGTCCTCTGTTTTAAGTAATGCTCTCCTTGTCATAATCAAATGGTCACCTCAAACCTGGGTTAAATTCATCAGACGAGTTTTTCTGACTACAAATTCAAGTTAATCTGACAGTATTTGCATGACAAAATATGACATGAGATAATATGGGGACAAATGATTATTCCATTGTTCCATTAATTTCTGATTCTTGTCTTCAATGTTTTTCATCCTAAACCACCACTTAGACCAGTTCTTTGTCTCTCTAGTAATAGCCAGTATAGGTGAAGGCTAAAAAAAGTGTCCACAGCTGTTAAATAGAGGAAGTTTTCCCTTTCCTAACATAACTGATTTATACCGGACTGATTTTCTGAGGCATGGGAATTAACGctcattttatttccttcctaATGCACATTAAGAAAGTCCTGATTAGTCATATCAGAGAGTGGCCTGTCTCTGACCAGTGCTGTATTGTGGCAATGTGTTCCCTAAATAACTTGTGATGTGTAATCTACTGGTCTGAGGGCATCCACTAGAGAGAGAACCATATTCCAGCAGTGAGCAAGCACTCCCTGCAATGCACTCTGCAAAGCATGAAATGTCCTCTAAACTGTGAACTTCCTGTTATGTGAATACTGTACTGTACTCAAATTCTAATGAGAATTGCAACTctgggaaaattattttcttcatttctggaCACTTTTCTAACACATCAGCAAGGAACATTTTAACAAAGGGGATGAGTGTTTTGGCAGAGACTATTGTCTGacatcagctcctgaaacacaAACATATATTTATCttcaaaataagcaaataaaGTATTTCCATTCTATTTCTGAAGGAGTTTTGGAGACAGAGACACTGGTTTTATAGTCCCAGTGAAGCAGTGAAATGAAGTGGTGAATTATATCACCTTACATACACTAAATCCACTAAATTAAAGAAGTTGCATTGCAACTGTTTGAgaagaattctgaaaattaATAGTATGATAATTATTTTGTGCCACTTCTGTCCAAATCTTGACTGAATGGCACGTCTATTCCACGTAGACATTATTCTTTTGTTatgaaggagaaaatattttgtataaaGAACTGTTTgggttttaaaacaaaactattGAAGAAACTGCAGCCAAGCATGGATGAGGTGCATTGTTTGTCTGCATTTCACGTAAATGCATTTGTCTGCAATTCACACAAATGCCAAAGCAAGAGGTTATTTTGGATTGTAGAAAGCATAAAAGTAGAACAGGATGTTGAAATTTAATATTAAGGCTGAATCCCACCAAAAGCTTTCCAGGCATGAAACTTCAGTTATGATTCTCTGGACTTACCAACCTTGGTGCTTTACCAGCAGAAGGAAAGCCAATAAATGGCTGTCTCTGCTATCAAAATAAGATTAAATTTGAAGGTTGTGCTGCTTAGTAAATAAGGAATAACTTTGAGATTTTCAACACTTTTTGGTGTCCTCACATGTATTTCAACAATGAATGTTTAATAAATCATTTACAAAATTATAGTTTCGGTAAATGAAaaacacagacatttttttctaCTGAAAATATGAACATGTCATGAAAACTctaaagaaaaacaattatGTCATTTTCCTGACATGtgaatttcttttttgaaaaagtTGGCTAGGAGTAATTGTGAAACAGAATCccaaaataaaaggcaaaaataaaaagaaatcattGCTTAATTCCAAACTAGGCAGAACACAGTGCCAAGAAGTACCCAAGAGAAAATGCAGAGGAAGTCAGATATGGTGATGACGGACACCTCTGTGAGAAGATAAAGCATTGTACACTAAGATTCTGATCCCTTTCTAGCTAGCTGTTTACACTCTTACAAACATTGGTATTTTATGCTTAATACTTCTACTTTTCCTCTAGGGACATGCCTTTTAATAGGGACATATCAAATTTTGCATCCTTCATGTTTCTGATCAGTGGGAATCTGTCTCCTTATCTTCCTTCTGTGGCTCCCATTGGTGCAGCTGCACAAGTACAGCAATGGGAAGAGTTTTGGAAATCTCATGCTGCTTTTATCATGGTATCAGCTCATGTTGAATAGGGTCAGGTGATGCTTTatataaagcagaaaaacagtATCCATGTGACTGTATCCTCCTACTGCCATTGGAGGAGGAACAGTGGATTTTTAAGGAGAGAGTTCATTTCCCTCCTA includes:
- the VSTM4 gene encoding V-set and transmembrane domain-containing protein 4: MRLLATALAALLATAPAPDVCEALNVTVSPGPMVQYSEGDNATLYCHISEKRKTDNLLAVRWVFAASPAQEHLMIKMTKFGSVQYYGNYTHHFHKQRLHLLKEKHGTMYKFLILSLQQTDQGHYICKVQEIGKHRNKWTAWSNGTAATEIRVISSKSSDHPTFKKNHEAWKFFEDLYVYAVFVCSIGIISVLLFTLVILCQSLLNKRRSTVKHYLVKCPQNSSGETVTSVTSMSPLQPKKVKKKKEKDKLEQPPAIPAKAPIASNFPKPKLLKPQRKLILPKIAEENLTYAELELMKPIQEAKGISSMTVYAQILFEENKL